From a region of the Odontesthes bonariensis isolate fOdoBon6 chromosome 4, fOdoBon6.hap1, whole genome shotgun sequence genome:
- the LOC142379132 gene encoding girdin-like gives MESGVFLPCLDQFMLSPLVTWVKTFVPNDGGMRLDFSELVDGVFLNEIMAQINPSAAPQGANKVCRDPSQRIQNLNFLVQQIKTFYLDNLRQLIMVPLPDVLLLGRTPYCEQSLEEMKKLLLLLLGCAVQCEKKEEYIERIQTLDFDTKAAIAAHIQELTHSQDNVLDLQWLESSDMCSEEKVVVIRNMATHLQYLLDQRDTHLEIIRELIQEKEGVVSFLSSPSSPQSTSFSPSMQQQQAGTQQHLAVELADSKAKMRRLRQELEEKSEQMLDSRHELENMEAELKRIQQENSQLLVDARAARTYRDELDALRERAIKADKLESEVGRYREQLHKMEFYKAKVEELKEDNRVLQETKEVLEDQLEGWRARTDKIHQLEKHSLLLKARVHDLEQEKEVDRRRIEELQEENLALCLAQRRSMEESQHLGWELEQLSKTSENSQGQQTLSEEVSERTRSRMLKLEKENQSLLRIIEELRAFAYNSSTQTKRSNHPVCTANNFTSSLEESSVLQTSSSILQNHTDAPPLSALTQQISNGDSNCHQQLHTEELEGVQSEILCTENADHHMQEKGQLEDLGSGEHIKEIVSDLKVFEKNQSRLHGVVGLHDHSPRSKRSSPCHESILSGLPAHSSYASKHTQRLEAKCRTLDTVNQQLQISLETSDRKIHRLEAEVQELEAENQTLQASLEELRISARRMEQLETEKQSLEQEATALERDKRQLGKENRRLRQQTEIQEANLDSNNVRMSTLEREMRFLVKEVEGLRETAERVKGLERDNRELMKQAAIDQRTLATLREELVSEKLKTQQRNNELERLAHELEMRVLNNGSVQAEEETPDNSRFKMLESELESSLKKSLQIKDDKLAALDARLQESSSLNQQLRHELKTVKLNYEALQQRHEEEWTTSSSSPPTETGMTMTEWLRESQEATKELLRLKDRHIEVERNNATLEAERQAVQVQLKQLESQSDSQQAQILALQRQAASLQENNTALQTHNANLQVEKSTLNSQSASLMAQNAQLQQQQSGIESERDSAIHEREEVRGAHEQLSRDHERLAVLHERQAMDYEALMGKHACVKNVHRTLELEHRTLQDRYNNVLQQRIKLEDLEKALKEEQMKMALEKEQHRTTAAECCRFRDEKDWLNQIYRQLLSDNEALTADHKELKSQLNEAKLEHTWLEADFSKLKKEFQQLDITSTKLTNQCELLSQLKGNLEEENRHLLSQIETLMLQNRTLLEQNMESKDLFHVEERQYIDKLNDLRRQKEKLEEKIMDQYKFYEPSPTRKRGSWITLKLRKLMKSSSREHGPEATHSGIAEPHLSSHDNSSFISSDGSGGSASTSAGDAASHQRNSTPLKKFPRLRNKLKDRDKVKALFRRSMYKDSNDSTVPSGCEDNEELQNHGLNGVQSRAQSESSCEFNLSLENEPWSNGSSPIQQPPSRRSSSSYQPPSDTSTPQRNAKLLQHREKASSVSTPESRNSGTLPVQKQKDPVLTQDFWLRRGTKTIRRGSRGKVARRSSDLGGTGRNNSGISGMTKTENTRASVCSPITVLYVQGKSSSMSGCLNCFSTPVVKEAQLKGSRSPKSLPHASSVISTAEGSSRRSSVSSDCRGAIKTELLQIAEKNCTQEETLSQEADPATKNSEREPVPPVKPPRDPAAVVQAEHPKALVQESLLGSSFTFNSVFSNTIFSDSVVTTTTSLDVLDSGETFLCPNPSLVQNC, from the exons ATGGAAAGTGGAGTTTTCTTGCCCTGCCTGGATCAGTTCATGCTTAGCCCCCTTGTCACTTGG gtaaagACATTTGTACCAAATGATGGGGGAATGCGCTTGGATTTCTCAGAGCTGGTGGATGGAGTCTTTTTGAATGAAATAATGGCTCAAAT aaatccCTCAGCTGCACCTCAGGGTGCAAACAAAGTCTGCAGGGATCCAAGTCAGAGGATCCAGAACCTGAACTTTCTTGTTCAGCAAATCAAAACATTTTATCTG GATAATCTGAGACAATTGATCATGGTTCCTTTGCCAGACGTGCTGCTGCTTGGCAGGACTCCTTACTGTg AACAAAGTCTGGAAGAAATGAAGAAACTTTTGCTATTACTGTTGGGATGTGCAGTTCAG TGTGAGAAAAAAGAGGAGTACATTGAGCGGATTCAAACCCTTGATTTTGACACAAAAGCTGCGATTGCTGCACACATTCAAGAG TTGACCCATAGCCAGGACAATGTGCTGGATCTGCAATGGCTGGAGTCCAGTGACATGTGCTCAGAGGAGAAGGTGGTAGTTATAAGGAACATGGCCACACACCTCCAATACCTGCTGGACCAGAGAGACACTCATCTGGAG ATCATAAGAGAGCTAATCCAGGAAAAGGAAGGAGTTGTGAGCTTTCTCAGTAGCCCCTCTAGCCCACAGTCCACAAGCTTTtctcccagcatgcaacagcagCAGGCAGGGACTCAGCAACACCTGGCTGTGGAACTGGCTGACTCCAAGGCGAAGATGAGACGACTTAGACAAGAACT AGAAGAGAAAAGTGAACAGATGCTCGACAGCAGACATGAGCTTGAGAACATGGAGGCAGAGCTGAAGAGGATCCAGCAGGAG AACTCCCAGCTGCTCGTAGATGCACGTGCTGCCCGAACGTACCGTGACGAGCTAGATGCCCTGAGAGAGAGAGCCATTAAGGCAGACAAGCTGGAGAGTGAAGTCGGACGCTACAGAGAGCAGCTGCACAAAATGGAGTTCTACAAGGCCAAAGTGGAG GAGCTAAAGGAGGATAACAGGGTGCTCCAAGAGACCAAAGAAGTGTTGGAGGATCAGCTGGAAGGCTGGAGAGCACGCACAGATAAGATCCATCAGCTGGAGAAGCACAGTCTGCTGCTGAAGGCCCGAGTCCACGACCTGGAGCAG GAGAAGGAGGTAGATAGGAGGCGCATTGAGGAGTTGCAGGAGGAGAACCTGGCTTTGTGTTTGGCACAGAGGAGAAGCATGGAAGAATCCCAACATCTGGGCTGGGAGCTGGAGCAGCTCTCCAAAACCTCAGAAAACTCCCAGG GGCAGCAAACACTAAGCGAGGAGGTCAGTGAGAGGACGCGTAGTCGGATGCTGAAGCTGGAGAAGGAGAACCAAAGTCTCCTGAGGATCATAGAGGAGCTCAGAGCTTTTGCTTACAACAGCAGCACACAAACCAAACGTAGCAACCATCCGGTGTGTACCGCCAACAACTTTACCTCGTCACTAGAGGAATCCTCAGTGTTGCAAACCTCCAGCTCAATTCTACAAAACCACACTGATGCACCCCCCCTCAGTGCACTTACTCAGCAGATCTCGAATGGAGATTCAAACTGCCATCAgcaactccacacagaagagctggagggagTCCAGAGTGAGATCCTTTGCACAGAAAATGCAGACCATCATATGCAGGAGAAAGGACAGCTGGAGGATCTAGGCAGTGGAGAACATATTAAAGAAATTGTGTCAGATCTGAAAGtctttgaaaaaaatcaaagtaggCTTCACGGTGTTGTTGGATTACATGATCATTCCCCTCGCTCAAAGAGAAGCAGTCCTTGCCATGAGAGCATCCTCTCAGGTCTTCCAGCACATTCTTCCTATGCCAGCAAGCACACACAGCGACTGGAGGCTAAGTGCAGGACTCTGGATACAGTTAATCAGCAACTACAGATTTCACTTGAGACTTCAG ATCGAAAAATTCATCGTTTGGAAGCAGAAGTTCAAGAGCTGGAAGCAGAAAaccagactctgcaggcctcctTAGAAGAACTCCGGATCTCTGCAAGGCGCATGGAGCAACTAGAAACAGAGAAGCAGAGCCTGGAGCAGGAAGCTACGGCTCTGGAGAGAGACAAGAGGCAACTAGGGAAGGAAAATCGACGGCTTCGGCAGCAG ACTGAAATTCAGGAAGCCAACTTAGACAGCAATAATGTCAGGATGTCCACCTTGGAAAGAGAGATGCGTTTTCTAGTGAAGGAGGTGGAGGGGTTAAGGGAAACTGCTGAAAGGGTCAAAGGGCTGGAAAGAGACAACAGAGAACTGATGAAGCAAGCTGCTATTGACCAGAGGACCCTGGCAACCCTCAGGGAG GAGCTGGTGAGTGAGAAGCTGAAGACCCAGCAGAGAAACAATGAACTGGAGAGGCTGGCCCATGAGCTGGAGATGAGAGTCCTGAACAACGGGAGTGTACAGGCTGAAGAAGAAACACCAGACAACAG CAGGTTCAAGATGCTGGAATCAGAGTTGGAGTCATCTCTTAAAAAGTCTTTGCAAATTAAAGATGACAAGCTGGCTGCCTTAGATGCTCGTCTACAGGAATCCTCCTCCCTGAACCAACAGCTGCGCCATGAGCTGAAAACT GTGAAGCTGAACTATGAGGCCTTGCAGCAGAGACATGAGGAGGAGTGGACAACATCAAGCTCCAGCCCTCCTACAGAGACTGGCATGACCATGACCGAATGGCTGCGTGAAAGCCAGGAGGCTACCAAGGAGCTGCTGAGACTGAAAGACCGCCACATTGAAGTTGAGAGAAAC AATGCGACACTGGAGGCAGAACGGCAGGCAGTGCAGGTCCAACTAAAACAGCTAGAAAGTCAGTCTGACAGCCAGCAGGCTCAAATTCTCGCTCTGCAAAGGCAGGCTGCCTCGCTGCAGGAAAACAACACAGCTCTGCAGACACACAACGCCAACCTTCAG GTGGAAAAGTCTACGCTGAATTCACAGAGTGCCTCCCTCATGGCCCAGAATgctcagctgcagcagcagcagtctggGATAGAAAGTGAGCGGGACAGTGCCATACATGAGCGTGAAGAGGTGCGTGGTGCTCATGAGCAGCTATCACGAGACCACGAGCGGCTGGCAGTTCTGCATGAGAGGCAAGCCATGGACTATGAGGCCCTGATGGGCAAACATGCCTGTGTGAAAAACGTCCACCGCACGCTGGAATTGGAGCATCGCACACTACAAGACAG GTATAACAACGTGTTGCAGCAGCGGATCAAGCTAGAGGACCTGGAGAAAGCCCTAAAAGAGGAGCAGATGAAGATGGCTCTGGAGAAAGAACAGCACCGGACAACAGCAGCTGAATGTTGCAGGTTCCGAGATGAGAAAGACTG GCTCAACCAGATATACCGTCAGCTTCTTAGTGACAACGAGGCGCTGACAGCAGACCACAAAGAGCTCAAGAGCCAGCTGAATGAGGCAAAACTGGAGCACACCTGGCTGGAGGCAGACTTTTCCAAGCTCAAAAAGGAGTTCCAGCAGCTGGACATCACCTCCACAAAACTCACCAACCAGTGTGAG TTACTGAGCCAGTTGAAAGGAAACCTTGAAGAAGAGAATCGTCACCTACTCAGCCAGATTGAGACCTTGATGCTTCAGAACCGAACCTTGTTGGAGCAGAATATGGAAAGCAAGGATCTGTTTCATGTTGAAGAGCGACAGTATAT TGACAAGCTTAATGATTTGAGGAGGcagaaggagaagctggaggaaaAGATAATGGACCAGTATAAGTTTTATGAACCTTCACCAACTCGCAA ACGTGGTAGCTGGATAACTCTGAAGCTGAGGAAGCTGATGAAATCCAGCAGCCGTGAGCACGGGCCTGAGGCCACACACTCAGGCATTGCTGAGCCCCACCTCTCCTCTCATGACAATAGCTCCTTCATCAGCTCAGATGGCTCTGGAGGCTCAGCCTCCACCTCAGCAGGTGATGCCGCCTCACACCAACGTAACAGCA CCCcattgaaaaagtttccccgtTTGAGGAACAAGCTAAAGGACAGAGACAAAGTCAAGGCCCTCTTCCGTCGTTCCATGT ATAAAGATTCAAATGACAGCACTGTGCCATCTGGATGCGAGGACAACGAAGAGCTGCAGAATCACG GGCTGAATGGAGTCCAGAGTCGGGCCCAAAGTGAGAGCAGCTGTGAGTTCAACCTGAGTCTGGAAAATGAGCCATGGTCAAACGGCAGTAGTCCTATCCAGCAGCCCCcatcacgccgctcctcctcctcctaccAGCCACCCAGTGATACCTCCACCCCTCAACGTAATGCCAAGCTGCTGCAGCACAGGGAGAAAGCCTCATCTGTGTCCACTCCTGAAAGTCGGAATTCAGGGACCCTGCCTGTTCAAAAACAGAAAGATCCTGTGCTGACTCAGGACTTTTGGCTCAGAAGGGGTACAAAAACCATCCGGAGGGGGTCGAGAGGCAAGGTGGCACGTCGCTCATCAGATTTAGGCGGCACTGGCAGAAATAACTCGGGGATCAGTGGGATGACCAAAACTGAAAATACCCGAGCCTCTGTATGTTCACCAATCACAGTGCTCTATGTTCAGGGTAAGTCATCCTCAATGTCTGGCTGCCTCAACTGCTTCTCCACTCCAGTGGTGAAGGAGGCTCAACTGAAAGGGTCCAGGTCCCCTAAAAGTCTCCCCCATGCCAGCAGCGTCATTTCTACGGCAGAGGGCTCATCTCGACGGTCAAGTGTCAGCAGCGACTGCAGGGGAGCAATCAAAACTGAGCTACTGCAGATTGCAGAAAAGAACTGTACTCAAGAGGAAACATTAAGTCAAGAGGCAGACCCAGCCACTAAGAACAGTGAGCGTGAGCCCGTTCCTCCTGTCAAACCTCCAAGAGACCCAGCAGCGGTTGTTCAAGCAGAACACCCCAAAGCTCTTGTGCAGGAGTCACTTCTTGGCTCCTCGTTCACTTTTAACTCTGTCTTCTCAAACACGATCTTCAGTGATTCTGTGGTCACCACGACAACTAGTCTGGATGTTCTTGACAGTGGCGAGACTTTCCTCTGTCCAAATCCATCCCTGGTGCAAAACTGTTGA